A DNA window from Elusimicrobiota bacterium contains the following coding sequences:
- a CDS encoding NADH-quinone oxidoreductase subunit N, protein MNAIVPELILTAAALALFLLEAFRPGRKAPAVLLAALGLAGAAGALGGTVDGCAWDFLAFDAATRYLKGLALIAVGLVSVFSATFPAFQRKDFSWGTFFGLLLLSTVGLFFMMSARDILLLLIAIELVSLTSFVLTGILREDRRSSEAAIKYFLVGAFSAGLLIYGFSILYGLTGTTRIDALLTATVDLPALPLTGALFFILAGFGFKLALAPFHMWAPDVYEGAPTPVTAYLSVGPKAAAFGLLLHVLPNHGALHLTPLLAALSALTMTVGNLAALRQTNVKRLLAYSSVAQMGYVLMGFTAAGNNGARSVLVYLSGYVFMNLGAFASVLAMGQESKTESIDGFKGLAQRSLPLALTTMFFMLSLTGVPPFIGFIGKFSLFSAVLQSPGLLWLAVVAAVNSVVSFAYYFSIVRAMFFDPNERPAPLSFSPALAGCLALTGVVTAAVGLFPNTFLLLVQKVLP, encoded by the coding sequence ATGAACGCGATCGTCCCCGAACTGATCCTCACGGCCGCGGCCCTGGCCCTGTTTCTCCTGGAGGCGTTCCGCCCCGGGCGCAAGGCCCCCGCGGTCTTATTGGCGGCGTTGGGTCTGGCGGGCGCCGCCGGGGCCCTCGGGGGAACCGTCGACGGTTGCGCCTGGGATTTCCTGGCCTTCGACGCCGCCACCCGCTATTTGAAGGGCTTGGCCCTCATCGCGGTTGGCTTGGTCTCCGTTTTTTCGGCCACCTTTCCGGCTTTTCAGCGGAAAGATTTCTCCTGGGGGACCTTTTTCGGTCTTCTCCTCCTCTCCACGGTGGGGTTGTTTTTCATGATGTCTGCCCGGGACATTCTCCTGCTCCTGATCGCCATCGAGTTGGTCAGCCTGACCTCCTTCGTTCTCACCGGAATTCTACGGGAAGATCGACGATCGAGCGAAGCGGCCATTAAGTATTTCCTGGTCGGCGCCTTCTCCGCCGGACTCCTGATTTACGGCTTTTCCATCCTTTACGGCCTCACGGGGACAACGCGGATCGACGCGCTGCTCACGGCCACCGTCGATCTTCCGGCGCTTCCGTTGACCGGCGCGTTGTTTTTTATTTTGGCCGGTTTCGGGTTCAAGTTGGCCCTGGCGCCTTTTCACATGTGGGCGCCGGACGTTTATGAAGGCGCTCCCACGCCCGTGACCGCCTATTTGTCCGTGGGACCGAAGGCCGCGGCCTTCGGTCTTCTCCTGCACGTTCTGCCCAATCATGGCGCCCTCCACTTAACCCCGCTCTTGGCCGCCCTGAGCGCCCTGACCATGACGGTGGGGAACTTGGCCGCCCTTCGCCAAACCAACGTTAAACGACTTCTGGCTTATTCGTCCGTGGCCCAGATGGGGTATGTGCTGATGGGCTTCACCGCCGCCGGCAACAACGGCGCCCGATCGGTGTTGGTGTATCTTTCCGGCTATGTGTTCATGAATTTGGGCGCCTTCGCGAGCGTTTTGGCGATGGGGCAAGAATCGAAGACGGAATCCATCGACGGCTTTAAAGGCCTGGCCCAACGCTCCCTGCCGCTGGCGCTCACAACGATGTTTTTCATGCTGTCCCTGACCGGGGTTCCCCCGTTCATCGGTTTCATCGGAAAGTTTTCTCTCTTTTCGGCCGTTCTGCAATCGCCGGGACTCCTGTGGTTGGCCGTGGTGGCCGCCGTCAACAGCGTCGTCTCCTTTGCCTATTATTTCAGCATCGTGCGCGCCATGTTCTTTGACCCCAACGAGCGCCCCGCGCCCTTGTCCTTCTCGCCGGCCCTCGCCGGATGCCTCGCCTTGACCGGCGTGGTGACGGCGGCCGTCGGCCTCTTTCCCAACACGTTCCTACTCCTCGTCCAGAAAGTGCTCCCCTAG
- a CDS encoding polyprenyl synthetase family protein, whose product MVPPVFKVLEPVLQSPGAEGLPEFLTAVEKAFAEFAKNRTGFLGQLTEYVLTGSGKRVRPGLVYVASRFGSADPAAVRETALAVELIHIATLIHDDLVDDALMRRQRPTVGVKFGEGAAVLLGDYVLAQAFQRLGALCRPELLRLYAETTMVMCEGEIGQYESRYRFTLSENDYLEFLRKKTASLMAASCRSGALLAGLTEAQAHALEIFGEKMGVAFQVVDDLLDVEGEEAVVGKTLHTDLTHGKMTLPLILFAARMPSAKERTALFELLKNPNGQIRGLIERVRASGVLSDCRAKVQQLLAEAEGALTALPDVPARRLLADIARRLSSRQV is encoded by the coding sequence GTGGTCCCTCCCGTCTTCAAGGTGTTGGAACCGGTTCTTCAATCCCCCGGGGCCGAAGGCCTCCCGGAATTCCTGACCGCGGTGGAAAAGGCCTTCGCCGAATTCGCCAAAAACCGAACGGGGTTTTTGGGGCAATTGACGGAGTACGTTCTCACGGGCTCGGGCAAACGCGTCCGTCCGGGGCTGGTGTATGTGGCTTCCCGGTTCGGCTCGGCGGATCCCGCGGCGGTCCGGGAAACCGCCCTCGCCGTGGAATTGATCCACATCGCCACACTGATTCACGACGACTTGGTGGACGACGCCTTGATGCGGCGGCAGCGCCCCACCGTCGGGGTCAAATTCGGGGAGGGCGCCGCCGTTCTTTTGGGCGACTACGTTTTAGCCCAAGCCTTCCAACGCCTCGGCGCCCTGTGCCGGCCTGAATTGCTCCGGCTCTACGCTGAAACCACCATGGTCATGTGCGAGGGGGAAATCGGCCAGTATGAAAGCCGCTATCGATTCACCCTCTCGGAAAACGACTACCTCGAGTTCCTTCGAAAAAAAACGGCCTCTTTGATGGCGGCGTCCTGCCGCTCGGGCGCGTTGTTGGCCGGGCTCACGGAAGCGCAAGCGCACGCGCTGGAAATTTTCGGTGAAAAAATGGGCGTCGCCTTCCAGGTGGTGGACGATCTGCTGGACGTGGAGGGGGAGGAGGCGGTGGTGGGAAAAACCCTTCACACCGACCTGACCCACGGCAAAATGACCTTGCCCCTCATCCTTTTCGCCGCGCGAATGCCTTCCGCCAAAGAGCGGACGGCCCTGTTCGAACTCCTCAAAAACCCCAACGGACAGATCCGGGGTCTCATTGAACGAGTTCGCGCTTCCGGCGTCCTCTCCGATTGCCGCGCCAAAGTCCAGCAGCTGCTGGCCGAGGCCGAGGGGGCGTTGACCGCCCTGCCCGACGTTCCCGCGCGTCGCCTCCTGGCGGACATCGCCCGGCGGCTGTCCAGCCGCCAAGTTTAA
- the tatA gene encoding twin-arginine translocase TatA/TatE family subunit produces MFGMGWQELLLVLVIMLLFFGPNKLPALGKSLGKALSGFKQGLKEGHDDIEKSVSDDPKA; encoded by the coding sequence ATGTTCGGCATGGGTTGGCAAGAATTGCTGTTGGTGCTCGTGATCATGTTGTTGTTTTTCGGTCCCAACAAATTGCCCGCCTTGGGCAAAAGCCTCGGGAAGGCCCTGTCCGGTTTCAAACAAGGGCTGAAAGAGGGCCACGACGACATCGAAAAAAGCGTTTCCGACGACCCCAAAGCCTGA
- the tatC gene encoding twin-arginine translocase subunit TatC, giving the protein MTAPAAPPPARPSDTPGDRARPLVDHLTEIQRRLRWALVSVAALSVAGWFLTAPVIHRLARSVGPMIYLAPTEAFAVRFKMAVLLGLFLSAPVLIYHLWRFVGVALTLSERRVVLGALPFSYLLFLLGASLGWFVIVPVGLKILTGFATADLRPTLSVAAVLEFALWTSGGLGLLFQLPVVIAALAAWGFVRAATLRRYRRHALIAILILSAVVTPGPDVFSQLALALPTYLLFEISIAVARAMEP; this is encoded by the coding sequence GTGACCGCCCCCGCCGCGCCTCCCCCCGCCCGCCCCTCCGACACCCCGGGAGATCGGGCCCGTCCGCTGGTCGACCATCTCACCGAAATTCAGCGGCGGCTTCGTTGGGCGCTGGTCTCTGTAGCGGCCTTGTCCGTGGCCGGCTGGTTTCTCACCGCCCCCGTCATTCATCGCTTGGCCCGGTCGGTGGGGCCCATGATCTACCTCGCCCCCACGGAAGCCTTCGCCGTTCGTTTCAAAATGGCCGTTCTCCTCGGGTTGTTTCTCTCGGCCCCCGTGCTGATCTACCACCTCTGGCGCTTTGTCGGCGTCGCTCTGACGTTGAGCGAACGGCGCGTGGTGTTGGGCGCCCTCCCCTTTTCCTACCTCTTGTTCCTCCTGGGGGCGTCGTTGGGCTGGTTCGTGATCGTTCCGGTGGGGCTCAAGATCCTGACGGGGTTTGCCACCGCCGATCTTCGACCGACGCTGTCGGTGGCCGCGGTGTTGGAGTTCGCCCTTTGGACCTCGGGGGGGCTCGGACTATTGTTTCAGCTTCCGGTTGTGATCGCCGCCCTGGCCGCCTGGGGGTTTGTCCGCGCGGCGACGCTCCGCCGCTACCGGCGGCACGCGCTCATCGCCATCTTGATCCTGTCGGCCGTGGTGACCCCGGGTCCGGACGTCTTTTCCCAATTGGCGCTGGCGCTTCCGACCTATTTGTTGTTTGAAATTTCCATCGCCGTCGCTCGGGCGATGGAACCTTGA
- a CDS encoding ferredoxin family protein, whose amino-acid sequence MAAIDPDFQKNRTKLADHAGHAVWGPEEKPAKLGIHGTWVAVDFDLCLADGACLDACPENVFTWLDTPGHPVSAKKADPSKEDSCIFCMACESVCPVVAIKITPK is encoded by the coding sequence ATGGCAGCCATCGATCCGGATTTTCAGAAAAACCGAACCAAACTCGCCGACCACGCCGGTCACGCCGTTTGGGGACCCGAAGAAAAGCCCGCGAAGCTGGGCATTCACGGCACCTGGGTCGCCGTGGATTTCGATTTGTGCCTCGCCGACGGCGCCTGCCTGGACGCCTGCCCCGAGAACGTGTTCACCTGGTTGGACACCCCGGGACACCCGGTGTCGGCCAAGAAAGCCGATCCGTCGAAAGAAGATTCCTGCATTTTCTGCATGGCCTGCGAAAGCGTTTGCCCGGTGGTGGCCATTAAGATCACCCCGAAATAA
- the rpsB gene encoding 30S ribosomal protein S2 gives MASISMKALLEAGVHFGHQTRRWNPKMSKYIFGSRNNIHIIDLQKTVKELKKALTYVRDLAADGKTLLFVGTKKQAREAISQEAARCGMPFIRDRWLGGTLTNFETVRRSAKRLQELERMKQSGVFASLSKKETMRREKDIKRLAKSLDGIKNMDSLPHALFIVDPVQEITAVTESRRMEIPIVSICDTNCDPDLIDWPMPGNDDAIRSVRLFCKLVADSVLEGRELAKRKDPAAGDAAAPEGEIALTDSAADVPVVPVETTNA, from the coding sequence ATGGCGTCCATATCCATGAAAGCGTTGCTCGAGGCCGGGGTTCATTTCGGCCACCAAACCCGTCGCTGGAACCCGAAAATGTCCAAATACATTTTCGGCAGCCGGAACAACATTCACATCATCGACCTGCAAAAAACCGTCAAGGAACTCAAGAAAGCCCTGACGTACGTCCGCGATTTGGCGGCCGACGGGAAAACCCTTCTTTTTGTCGGAACCAAGAAACAGGCCCGGGAAGCCATTTCCCAGGAAGCCGCCCGCTGCGGCATGCCCTTCATCCGGGACCGCTGGTTGGGCGGAACGCTCACCAACTTTGAAACCGTCCGCCGATCGGCCAAACGCCTGCAGGAATTGGAACGCATGAAACAAAGCGGGGTGTTCGCTTCCCTGTCCAAAAAAGAAACCATGCGCCGGGAAAAAGACATCAAGCGCCTGGCGAAATCCCTGGACGGCATCAAGAACATGGACAGCCTGCCCCACGCCTTGTTCATTGTGGACCCCGTTCAGGAAATCACGGCCGTGACGGAGTCCCGCCGGATGGAGATCCCCATCGTTTCGATCTGCGACACGAACTGCGACCCCGACCTCATCGACTGGCCCATGCCCGGCAACGACGACGCCATCCGCTCGGTCCGGCTCTTCTGCAAGCTGGTGGCCGACAGCGTGTTGGAAGGCCGCGAATTGGCCAAGCGCAAAGACCCCGCCGCCGGCGACGCCGCGGCGCCCGAAGGCGAAATCGCCCTCACCGACAGCGCCGCGGACGTGCCCGTCGTCCCGGTCGAAACCACCAACGCCTAA